A stretch of the Thiomicrospira pelophila DSM 1534 genome encodes the following:
- the folD gene encoding bifunctional methylenetetrahydrofolate dehydrogenase/methenyltetrahydrofolate cyclohydrolase FolD: MSAKILDGKAIAAELRASIKTEVDQLISQGKQRPGLAVILVGENPASQVYVRNKKNACKEAGFNDFAYDLPATTSQADLLTLIDELNDRNDVHGILVQLPLPDHIDPETVIESITPSKDVDGFHPYNVGRLATRMTKLAPCTPHGVMTMLSKTGIELRGLNAVVVGASNIVGVPMTLELLNARATVTVCHSATKDLPKMVSEADLVVVGVGIPEMVKGEWIKPGAIVIDVGINRMDDGRLCGDVEFATAQQRASWITPVPGGVGPMTIATLLENTLQVAKSQ, encoded by the coding sequence ATGTCTGCTAAAATTTTAGACGGAAAAGCCATTGCTGCTGAACTGCGTGCGAGTATTAAAACAGAAGTAGATCAATTAATTAGCCAAGGCAAACAACGACCAGGCCTGGCGGTCATCCTAGTGGGCGAAAACCCAGCTTCTCAAGTGTATGTGCGCAATAAAAAGAATGCCTGTAAAGAAGCCGGCTTTAATGATTTTGCTTATGATTTACCGGCTACAACTAGCCAAGCAGACTTATTAACGTTAATTGATGAGTTAAATGATCGCAATGATGTACACGGTATCCTCGTACAGCTTCCCCTGCCCGATCACATTGATCCTGAAACGGTAATTGAGAGCATTACACCATCTAAGGACGTAGATGGCTTTCATCCATACAACGTTGGCCGTTTAGCGACTCGTATGACGAAGTTAGCTCCTTGCACCCCGCATGGCGTCATGACCATGCTTTCTAAGACAGGGATTGAGTTGCGTGGTTTAAATGCGGTTGTAGTAGGTGCATCTAATATTGTTGGTGTACCGATGACTTTGGAACTATTAAACGCGCGGGCTACCGTAACAGTTTGCCACAGTGCTACTAAAGACTTGCCAAAGATGGTATCCGAAGCTGATTTGGTGGTCGTAGGTGTTGGAATTCCTGAAATGGTGAAAGGCGAATGGATTAAGCCTGGCGCGATTGTTATTGATGTGGGCATTAACCGCATGGACGATGGCCGTTTATGCGGTGATGTCGAGTTTGCGACCGCTCAACAACGGGCTAGCTGGATTACTCCGGTTCCAGGTGGCGTTGGTCCCATGACTATTGCCACCCTCTTAGAAAACACCTTGCAAGTCGCCAAATCACAATAA
- a CDS encoding ABC transporter ATP-binding protein, with product MSDHQLPGLVEGEAYSWQRIFDLVVQHKSLLIKAHIIALLATLATVPLPLLLPLLVDEVLLDQPAWIVASLQAIAPENWYSPLYYIAAMTLLTIVLRATGVGFGVWQMQQFTVISKDVTYRIRRDLLARVQGVSMAQYETLGTGSVNATLVNDVNTIDTFLGTTVGKLIIAVFSLIGMTLILLWLHWQLALFILLMNPLVVYFTMRMGRKVKTLKKSENSALDAFQQALSETLEALLQVRASNQDKSFFQRINRTAFDVKRHSESFTWKSDAASRISFLIFLVGFDVFRGVSMLMVVFSGLSIGEMMAVFGYLWFMMGPVQELLAIQYSYNAATAGLQRINSVLDLKQEPYYSSKVNPFKSNQAVSVSVQNLKFHYPGKTEYVLDGLSFEIQAGEKLALVGASGGGKTTLVQMLLGFYRPDSGGVFFNQQPIERIGYDVVREHVATVLQTPMLFNQTVRFNLTLGRDLSESQLWRALEMAQLDETIKALEHQLDTQVGRSGIKLSGGQRQRLAIARMILQDPKVVIMDEATSALDMETERKLYEDLAPFFEGRTTLIVAHRLSSIRQADRILVFEDGRIIESGHHEELLQMQGTYHRLYR from the coding sequence ATGTCAGACCATCAACTACCAGGCCTGGTGGAAGGCGAAGCTTATAGCTGGCAACGTATTTTTGACTTGGTTGTGCAACATAAATCTTTGTTAATCAAAGCGCATATTATTGCTTTGCTTGCGACCCTGGCAACCGTGCCTTTACCACTTTTATTGCCCTTGTTGGTGGATGAGGTCTTGCTCGATCAGCCAGCTTGGATTGTCGCCAGTTTACAAGCCATAGCGCCCGAAAACTGGTACAGCCCGCTTTATTATATTGCTGCGATGACGTTGTTAACTATTGTGTTACGTGCAACAGGAGTCGGATTTGGCGTTTGGCAGATGCAACAATTTACCGTGATTTCGAAAGATGTTACTTATCGAATTCGGCGAGATTTGTTAGCGCGGGTGCAAGGCGTGTCGATGGCTCAATATGAAACTTTGGGTACTGGGTCGGTCAATGCGACCTTGGTAAACGATGTTAATACTATTGATACGTTTTTAGGCACGACAGTCGGCAAGTTAATTATCGCGGTTTTTAGCTTAATTGGTATGACCCTGATTTTGCTTTGGTTGCATTGGCAGTTGGCTCTGTTTATTTTGCTAATGAACCCTTTGGTGGTGTATTTCACCATGCGTATGGGACGTAAAGTTAAAACGCTTAAAAAGTCTGAAAACAGTGCATTGGACGCGTTCCAACAAGCTTTAAGTGAAACCTTAGAAGCTTTGTTGCAAGTACGTGCTTCAAATCAAGATAAATCATTTTTCCAGCGTATTAATCGTACCGCGTTTGATGTAAAGCGACATTCGGAAAGTTTTACCTGGAAAAGTGATGCCGCTAGCCGAATTTCATTTTTAATTTTTTTAGTTGGGTTTGATGTCTTTCGCGGTGTCAGTATGTTGATGGTGGTGTTTTCAGGACTTAGTATTGGCGAAATGATGGCGGTGTTTGGTTATCTCTGGTTCATGATGGGGCCGGTACAAGAACTGCTGGCGATTCAATATAGCTATAATGCCGCTACAGCCGGCTTACAGCGTATAAATAGTGTGTTGGATTTAAAGCAAGAGCCATATTACTCCTCAAAAGTGAATCCGTTTAAGTCTAATCAAGCCGTTTCCGTCAGTGTTCAAAACCTCAAGTTTCATTATCCCGGTAAAACCGAGTATGTTTTGGATGGTTTGAGTTTTGAAATTCAAGCCGGCGAAAAGCTCGCCCTAGTGGGTGCAAGTGGTGGTGGTAAAACGACGCTTGTGCAAATGCTGCTAGGCTTTTATCGCCCCGATTCCGGTGGCGTTTTTTTCAATCAGCAACCCATTGAACGAATTGGATATGATGTCGTACGTGAGCATGTTGCCACGGTGTTGCAAACACCGATGCTGTTTAATCAAACGGTGCGCTTTAATTTAACCTTAGGTCGAGATCTCAGCGAATCACAGCTTTGGCGCGCTCTAGAAATGGCGCAACTGGATGAAACTATTAAGGCCTTGGAGCATCAACTGGATACACAGGTCGGTCGTAGCGGGATTAAGTTATCCGGGGGGCAGCGACAACGTTTAGCGATTGCACGTATGATTTTACAAGACCCTAAGGTGGTGATTATGGATGAAGCTACCTCCGCATTAGATATGGAAACCGAGCGTAAGCTATACGAAGATCTAGCCCCTTTCTTTGAAGGTCGCACCACCTTAATTGTGGCGCACCGTTTAAGTTCGATTCGTCAGGCAGACCGTATTTTGGTATTTGAAGATGGTCGAATTATTGAAAGTGGGCATCATGAAGAACTACTTCAAATGCAGGGAACCTATCACCGTTTGTATCGTTAG
- a CDS encoding TatD family hydrolase, with protein MIIDSHCHLNILPEDKVGNTEKVLQQAKEHGVERMMCVAIDPSKWPEVLDLADRYESVYASIGIHPCSDDTITATDDEIIQAASHPKVLAIGEVGLDYFHQSPSEVDLSFQHDRFRQHIRIAKQLNKPLVIHTRASTPDVLQILREEGADQVGGIMHCFVEDLDTAQQAMDLGFYISFSGIVTFKNATDLKAVAKAMPLDRILVETDSPYLAPVPYRGKTNQPAYTRYVVEEIAQLRGLEFSEVAAATSANFERLFGLNS; from the coding sequence ATGATTATTGATTCACATTGCCACTTAAATATTTTACCGGAAGACAAGGTAGGCAACACCGAAAAAGTGCTTCAACAGGCCAAAGAACATGGGGTTGAGCGCATGATGTGCGTGGCGATTGATCCATCTAAATGGCCAGAAGTTTTAGACTTGGCAGATCGTTACGAAAGTGTGTATGCCAGTATCGGCATTCACCCATGCAGCGATGACACGATTACCGCCACCGATGACGAGATTATTCAAGCCGCCAGTCACCCCAAGGTGTTGGCGATTGGTGAGGTTGGTTTAGATTACTTTCATCAAAGCCCAAGTGAGGTAGATTTAAGTTTTCAACATGATCGTTTTCGCCAACATATACGGATTGCGAAACAATTAAACAAGCCTTTAGTAATTCATACCCGCGCCTCGACGCCAGATGTACTGCAGATTCTACGCGAAGAGGGTGCGGATCAGGTTGGCGGTATTATGCACTGTTTCGTGGAAGATTTAGATACCGCCCAGCAAGCCATGGATTTAGGTTTTTATATTTCTTTCTCGGGGATTGTAACCTTCAAAAACGCGACGGACTTAAAAGCGGTAGCGAAGGCGATGCCTTTAGATCGGATTTTAGTCGAAACCGACTCACCTTATTTGGCTCCAGTTCCTTATCGTGGAAAGACTAATCAACCCGCTTATACACGCTATGTGGTGGAAGAAATTGCTCAATTGCGCGGTTTAGAGTTTTCTGAGGTGGCGGCGGCGACTTCAGCAAATTTTGAACGCTTGTTTGGATTAAATTCTTAA
- the holB gene encoding DNA polymerase III subunit delta', with translation MTFPWQQTQWDFWQSQLNRVGHAYLLSGASGLGLTEFARQMAKSMFCQSDHTKPCGQCAGCIQFDESTHADFVQLEVLEGKKEVGVEQIRQLTQRLMQTAHQGGYKVAILQEVEWLNASAFNALLKTLEEPPERTLLILTTYQVSRLPATIISRCQKMSFTAPPIKESQAWLAQQGADEQLVKRALRLNWGAPLAALKWLEQKGWEQDESWQNNMRGLQTGTESVSQVVAAWLKWPEPERVFDQFYLTSVTEIRRAFYQQAELNNNWFQFQQALLQAKQDWRQNANKELLLESLCLLFLQANQANVPLAEVFQGEWIRGRWA, from the coding sequence ATGACTTTTCCTTGGCAGCAAACCCAGTGGGACTTTTGGCAGTCTCAGCTTAATCGAGTAGGACATGCTTATCTCCTATCAGGTGCAAGTGGTTTAGGATTAACCGAATTTGCGCGTCAAATGGCCAAAAGCATGTTTTGCCAATCAGATCACACCAAGCCTTGCGGACAGTGTGCGGGGTGCATTCAATTTGATGAGTCTACGCATGCCGACTTTGTACAACTTGAAGTGCTAGAAGGTAAAAAAGAAGTTGGGGTTGAGCAAATTCGGCAGCTTACTCAGCGTTTAATGCAAACCGCCCACCAAGGTGGTTACAAGGTGGCGATTTTGCAAGAAGTCGAATGGCTAAACGCCTCCGCGTTTAATGCCTTGCTTAAAACACTAGAAGAACCACCTGAGCGAACCTTATTAATCTTAACCACTTATCAGGTTAGCCGATTACCCGCGACAATTATTAGTCGTTGTCAAAAAATGAGTTTTACGGCACCACCCATTAAAGAAAGCCAAGCATGGCTGGCCCAACAGGGCGCCGATGAGCAATTGGTGAAACGTGCCTTACGTTTAAACTGGGGTGCGCCCTTAGCGGCTTTGAAGTGGTTAGAACAAAAGGGCTGGGAGCAGGACGAGAGTTGGCAAAATAATATGCGAGGCTTGCAAACCGGCACGGAATCGGTATCACAAGTGGTGGCGGCTTGGCTTAAATGGCCAGAACCCGAGCGAGTATTTGATCAATTTTATTTAACCAGTGTGACCGAAATACGGCGCGCGTTTTATCAACAAGCCGAATTGAATAACAACTGGTTTCAATTTCAACAAGCTTTGTTGCAAGCCAAACAAGACTGGCGACAGAATGCCAACAAAGAATTATTATTAGAAAGTTTGTGCTTGTTATTTTTACAAGCCAATCAAGCAAATGTTCCGTTAGCGGAGGTTTTTCAAGGCGAATGGATACGAGGGAGATGGGCATGA
- the tmk gene encoding dTMP kinase has translation MAGKFITLEGGEGAGKSTNLAFIKDWLEAHDIPFVVTREPGGTKLSEKIRELLLDKSNSNMTTECELLLVFAARAQHIDEVIKPALAEGKWVVSDRFTDATYAYQGAARGLGFDRIKLIEDWVQQGFAPNQTFVFDLPVEVGMQRVRNRGAEIDRFEQEKVEFFEQVRQAYLTRASQVPERYCVLDAAQSLDQVQAHIQYQLDVLVNT, from the coding sequence ATGGCGGGAAAATTTATTACCTTAGAGGGTGGAGAGGGCGCAGGAAAGTCTACCAACTTGGCCTTTATTAAAGACTGGTTAGAAGCTCATGATATTCCGTTTGTTGTGACACGTGAGCCCGGCGGCACCAAGTTAAGTGAAAAAATCCGCGAACTATTGCTGGATAAATCCAATAGCAATATGACGACTGAATGTGAGTTATTATTGGTGTTTGCAGCGCGTGCTCAGCATATTGATGAAGTGATAAAACCCGCTTTGGCTGAGGGTAAATGGGTCGTATCCGATCGCTTTACCGATGCAACTTATGCCTATCAAGGTGCCGCTCGTGGTTTAGGGTTTGACCGCATCAAGTTAATTGAGGACTGGGTGCAGCAAGGGTTTGCGCCCAACCAAACCTTTGTATTTGATTTGCCTGTCGAAGTCGGTATGCAGCGTGTTCGTAACCGTGGTGCCGAAATAGACCGGTTTGAACAAGAAAAGGTCGAGTTTTTTGAGCAGGTTCGCCAAGCTTATTTAACTCGCGCATCTCAAGTCCCGGAGCGTTACTGTGTGTTGGACGCCGCTCAATCTTTAGATCAGGTTCAGGCTCACATTCAATACCAACTTGACGTCTTGGTGAACACATGA
- the mltG gene encoding endolytic transglycosylase MltG produces MPKSRQSQHKGSVTKTQQLSSQVARLSRLLFVTRIGLISLFSLLVLLIAGLAWAYHISHSPISSSAQPQIVELPKGASAKAMARQLNQAGMLKNPEAFVWYLRLNQQANNLKPGEFMIQPAWDFRALMQALVSGRNVSYPFAIIPGDSLAEVKQKLQQLPKLNQVMQASDWQTLGEKMGVTEHLEGWLLPETYHYHKGETDLELVKRAIAAMKQTLEAEWSTRDGGLPLKTPYEALTLASIIEKETGVAHERHQVAGVFIRRLQKGMRLQTDPTVIYGMGERYQGHIGREGLDTVTPYNTYRIRGLTPTPIAMPSRESIRAALRPDASDALYFVSKGNGEHYFSSTLEEHNRAVRRYILNKP; encoded by the coding sequence ATGCCTAAGTCACGTCAATCTCAACACAAAGGTTCGGTTACCAAAACCCAACAATTATCTAGCCAAGTGGCTCGACTAAGTCGTCTGTTGTTTGTGACGCGCATCGGACTTATCAGCCTATTCAGTCTGTTAGTTCTTCTGATCGCTGGATTGGCTTGGGCTTATCACATATCTCATAGTCCCATATCAAGTTCTGCTCAACCACAAATTGTTGAATTGCCCAAAGGTGCTTCTGCAAAAGCCATGGCGAGACAACTTAATCAGGCCGGTATGTTGAAAAATCCAGAGGCGTTTGTTTGGTATTTACGTCTTAATCAGCAAGCCAACAATCTCAAACCTGGCGAATTTATGATTCAACCAGCGTGGGACTTTCGAGCTTTAATGCAAGCCTTGGTTTCAGGGCGAAATGTAAGTTATCCTTTTGCGATTATTCCGGGTGATAGTTTGGCGGAAGTAAAACAAAAACTACAGCAACTACCAAAGCTTAATCAGGTCATGCAAGCATCAGATTGGCAAACACTTGGCGAAAAAATGGGAGTGACCGAGCATCTTGAGGGTTGGTTGTTACCTGAGACTTATCATTATCATAAAGGTGAAACCGATCTTGAACTGGTTAAGCGCGCGATCGCAGCCATGAAGCAAACTTTAGAAGCCGAATGGTCGACACGTGATGGTGGTTTACCGTTAAAAACACCTTATGAAGCTTTAACCTTAGCTTCGATCATTGAAAAAGAAACCGGCGTCGCGCATGAGCGTCATCAGGTTGCAGGGGTCTTTATTAGGCGTTTGCAAAAAGGCATGCGTTTACAAACCGATCCAACCGTTATTTATGGCATGGGTGAACGTTATCAAGGTCATATTGGTCGCGAAGGCTTAGATACGGTAACACCTTATAACACCTATCGTATCCGAGGCTTAACGCCGACCCCAATTGCGATGCCAAGTCGTGAATCAATTCGTGCCGCTTTGCGCCCAGATGCATCGGATGCGCTTTATTTTGTCTCAAAAGGCAATGGCGAACATTACTTTTCGAGCACGCTAGAAGAACATAATCGAGCCGTTAGACGTTATATTTTGAATAAACCTTAG
- the pabC gene encoding aminodeoxychorismate lyase codes for MNQQAWLNGEPTEQLLAYDRGLAYGDGFFTTILCYQKKPLNWLGHWQRIQESLQTLRLGEIDKNQLINELQTALYESASDGFCILKLIVTRGTGGRGYAPPKPSNLHRLIYVMPTPFQPTDVAPSLVELSAMICQTAASINPSMAGLKHLNRLENVLARNEVVDNEFDEGLMFNEFGHLVGGTQSNIVLINQTSHGRQALTPKLDLSGVKGTCLSALKNLSLDLNWQEKTISLSELRTAEAVFVCNAVRGVQAIKQLIISDKVAIDYAIEPVQMIHQAWWLWNLNQPGFD; via the coding sequence ATGAACCAACAGGCCTGGTTAAACGGGGAGCCGACTGAGCAGTTGCTCGCCTATGACAGGGGATTGGCTTATGGTGATGGTTTTTTTACCACCATCCTGTGTTATCAGAAAAAACCACTTAATTGGTTGGGCCACTGGCAGCGTATTCAAGAGAGTTTGCAAACGTTACGACTCGGTGAAATAGATAAAAACCAACTGATAAATGAATTACAAACGGCTTTATACGAGTCAGCGAGTGACGGCTTTTGTATACTGAAGTTGATTGTGACACGAGGTACGGGTGGACGTGGTTATGCGCCACCTAAACCTTCAAATTTACATCGTTTAATTTATGTGATGCCGACTCCTTTTCAACCAACGGATGTTGCCCCAAGCTTGGTTGAGCTCAGCGCAATGATTTGTCAAACTGCCGCGTCAATTAACCCAAGCATGGCTGGTTTAAAACATTTAAACCGGCTAGAAAACGTATTGGCACGAAATGAAGTGGTTGACAATGAATTCGATGAAGGCCTAATGTTCAATGAATTCGGTCATTTAGTAGGTGGCACTCAGTCAAATATTGTATTAATTAACCAAACCTCGCATGGCCGCCAAGCTTTGACGCCTAAGTTGGATTTAAGTGGTGTAAAAGGTACCTGTTTGTCAGCCTTAAAGAATTTAAGCTTGGATTTAAATTGGCAAGAAAAAACCATTTCATTGAGTGAATTGAGAACTGCTGAAGCCGTATTCGTTTGCAATGCAGTTCGCGGTGTTCAAGCGATTAAACAACTTATAATAAGCGACAAGGTTGCGATTGATTATGCTATCGAGCCTGTTCAGATGATTCACCAGGCCTGGTGGTTATGGAATTTAAACCAGCCAGGATTTGATTAA
- a CDS encoding aminodeoxychorismate synthase component I, which translates to MRDLSQTTRAVIRQPLVFSDLTLLSEHLPERYPHLLESVAKGDPNQADSLGRFEILFAFPQQTHVLQDLNSATSFVEQFETEFSSLEQTPGLVDDLPFSGGWFGYFSYEYAQVVEPCLNLAESTLPLAVLQRFPAAIIVDHHLQQVCFVAEPEYADCVEHMQRDYAQFVQPPQAERASFAIEVAGVSEEAEPSFLQGVEGIKNYILAGDVFQVNLSREWQIDLAKKSRPIDVYRQLRQHNPAPFACLVQFSQPAGNFPDPWAIISSSPERLVRYSAQTQCVDTRPIAGTRKRSDSLVQDQALMEELISHPKERAEHIMLIDLERNDLGRICEPGSVEVNELMVIETYEHVHHIVSNVRGQLKRGISPLQVVHALFPGGTITGCPKIRCMQIISELESGPRDAYTGSVGYINRDGSMDFNILIRSFIQQQDQLRFRAGAGIVADSVASGELKETRHKAKGLLRALGCETNETTIS; encoded by the coding sequence ATGCGTGACTTATCGCAAACCACTCGGGCTGTCATTCGACAGCCCTTAGTTTTTTCTGATCTGACGTTATTGTCAGAGCATCTTCCAGAGCGCTACCCGCATTTATTGGAAAGTGTTGCCAAAGGCGACCCTAATCAAGCGGATAGTTTAGGCCGGTTTGAAATCTTGTTCGCCTTTCCTCAGCAGACCCATGTATTACAAGATCTGAATTCTGCCACGAGCTTTGTTGAACAATTTGAAACCGAGTTCTCCAGTTTAGAACAAACACCAGGCCTGGTGGATGATTTGCCTTTTAGTGGGGGGTGGTTTGGTTATTTTTCGTACGAATATGCGCAGGTGGTTGAGCCCTGCTTAAACTTGGCCGAATCAACTTTACCCTTGGCTGTTTTACAACGATTTCCTGCGGCAATTATTGTTGATCATCATCTACAGCAAGTCTGCTTTGTGGCCGAGCCTGAATACGCAGATTGTGTTGAACATATGCAACGCGATTACGCGCAGTTTGTTCAGCCACCACAAGCTGAAAGGGCGAGTTTTGCAATTGAGGTGGCAGGCGTAAGTGAAGAAGCTGAACCTTCATTTTTGCAGGGTGTAGAGGGCATAAAAAACTATATTTTGGCTGGGGATGTCTTTCAGGTGAACTTGTCGCGTGAATGGCAAATTGACCTAGCTAAAAAGTCAAGACCAATTGATGTCTATCGTCAATTACGTCAACATAATCCAGCCCCATTTGCTTGTTTGGTTCAGTTCTCACAGCCTGCTGGAAATTTTCCAGACCCCTGGGCAATTATTAGTTCATCACCGGAGCGTTTAGTGCGTTACAGCGCGCAAACACAGTGTGTAGATACACGTCCGATTGCGGGTACACGCAAGCGCAGTGATTCACTAGTGCAGGATCAAGCCTTAATGGAAGAATTAATTTCGCATCCTAAAGAACGCGCAGAACATATTATGTTGATTGATCTTGAACGTAATGACTTGGGGCGTATTTGCGAGCCGGGTAGCGTTGAGGTGAATGAGCTGATGGTGATCGAAACCTATGAACATGTCCATCATATTGTTTCGAATGTCCGCGGCCAACTTAAACGTGGCATTAGTCCTCTCCAAGTAGTTCACGCTTTGTTCCCCGGAGGGACGATTACTGGCTGTCCCAAAATTCGCTGTATGCAAATTATTTCTGAATTGGAAAGCGGGCCTAGGGATGCTTATACTGGCTCAGTCGGTTACATTAATCGCGATGGCTCAATGGACTTTAATATTTTAATTCGTAGTTTTATTCAACAACAAGACCAATTGCGTTTTCGTGCGGGTGCTGGCATTGTGGCGGATTCAGTTGCGTCGGGTGAGCTTAAAGAAACTCGGCATAAGGCCAAAGGTTTATTGCGCGCATTGGGTTGCGAGACGAACGAGACAACTATCTCATGA
- the fabF gene encoding beta-ketoacyl-ACP synthase II yields the protein MSKRRVVITGLGLLTPVGLNVQQTWENIKAGKSGITPISRFDTEKFSVKFAGTIADFDVNTYISPKEAKKMDPFIHYGIAVGIQAFEDSGIEVTEENATRIGVSIGSGIGGIGTIEAQHAVCQAGGPRKVSPFFVPSAIINMISGHVSIKYGLKGPNLALVTACATGTHSIGDAARLIEYGDADVMVAGGAEYSTTELGLAGFAAARALSTRNDDPQAASRPWDKDRDGFVLADGAGAVVLEEYEHAKARGAKIYGEVLGFGMSGDAYHMTLPAQGGEGAARCMTNALRNAGLDKSKIGYINAHGTSTPAGDVCENAAVKSTFGDHAYKLAMSSTKSMIGHSLGAAGAIEAIFSTLALYDQVLPPTINLDNPDEGCDLDYVPHEARDANIDYALSNSFGFGGTNASLVLGRVK from the coding sequence TTGTCAAAGCGTCGAGTGGTTATTACAGGTCTAGGTTTGCTAACTCCTGTTGGGCTTAATGTTCAGCAAACTTGGGAAAATATCAAAGCTGGCAAAAGTGGCATCACGCCTATCTCTAGATTCGATACGGAGAAGTTTTCAGTTAAGTTTGCCGGTACGATTGCAGATTTTGATGTGAATACTTATATTTCACCTAAAGAAGCCAAAAAAATGGATCCGTTTATTCATTACGGGATTGCCGTTGGTATTCAAGCTTTTGAAGATTCAGGTATAGAAGTCACTGAAGAAAATGCCACGCGAATTGGTGTATCAATTGGTTCTGGTATTGGTGGCATTGGCACGATTGAAGCCCAACACGCTGTATGCCAAGCGGGGGGGCCTAGAAAGGTTTCTCCCTTCTTTGTTCCGAGCGCAATTATCAATATGATCTCGGGCCATGTCTCAATTAAGTATGGTTTGAAGGGCCCGAATTTAGCCTTGGTAACGGCTTGTGCAACAGGTACACACAGTATCGGTGATGCAGCCCGCTTAATAGAATACGGCGATGCCGACGTGATGGTCGCGGGTGGAGCAGAATACTCTACAACCGAATTAGGCTTGGCTGGTTTTGCGGCCGCTCGTGCGCTTTCAACGCGCAACGATGACCCACAAGCGGCAAGTCGCCCTTGGGATAAAGATCGTGATGGTTTTGTATTGGCCGATGGCGCAGGTGCGGTTGTGCTAGAGGAATATGAACATGCAAAAGCACGTGGTGCTAAAATTTACGGTGAAGTACTGGGCTTTGGCATGAGTGGTGACGCTTATCACATGACTCTGCCAGCTCAAGGTGGCGAAGGCGCGGCTCGTTGTATGACAAATGCGTTGCGTAATGCGGGCTTGGACAAGTCAAAAATAGGCTATATCAATGCACATGGCACGTCTACACCAGCTGGTGATGTATGTGAAAACGCAGCGGTTAAATCGACCTTTGGCGATCATGCTTATAAACTAGCGATGAGTTCAACTAAGTCTATGATTGGACACTCGTTAGGTGCCGCCGGTGCGATTGAAGCGATTTTCTCGACTTTGGCATTATATGACCAAGTTTTGCCACCTACTATCAATCTAGACAACCCAGATGAAGGGTGTGATTTAGATTATGTGCCTCACGAAGCACGTGATGCCAATATTGATTATGCGCTGTCTAATTCATTTGGCTTTGGTGGAACCAATGCCAGTTTGGTATTAGGGCGAGTAAAATAA